The Ipomoea triloba cultivar NCNSP0323 chromosome 13, ASM357664v1 genomic interval CCGAATCACcgaataaatttgaaaaattcaatGAACAGCAagggtaaaaaataaaataaaaacatcaagGACTTTGCATTAAGCTTCAAAGTGAAAAATTCAACAAGAGAAGAAGTTGTGAGAGGCGTACCTGCCGATCCAGAAAGAGAGGGAGGCGCCAAGGAGCTTGGCGGCAAAGACGCATAAGACGGCAGGGAAGAATCCGAAGAGGAAAGAGGCGCCGGCCTCGAAGAAGACGGCATAGGGCAGGCACAGCGCCAGTGTGACGGTGTGTAAGCCAACATAGGCCGGGATCGCCCAGCATCCCAGCCGATCAGACATTTGCTTAAACCAATCAAAAGCAGCATCCTTGTCCAGCTCCCACCCATACTGCTTGCTCACAGCCCTCAGCGCCACCGCTATCCCCACCACCGCCGCTATCGTCCCCCATTTTCCGCCCAATCCCATATCCAACTTGAGACGACCTCGTAATGCTCCTTTCTCCCTCCGTTTACCCGTACGAATCGGGACAATGTATTGCGTCTGTATTCCTAGGCTGGGCTAAAACTAATTGGGCTTTTCAAATTCTACATTTCTACGCCTCTTTTGGTTGCAGACTAGCaggtcaataaaataaaaataaattcaatgacGTCGGAGTGTATTTTATTGAACAAATCAaactaatttgttttttttttttttttttttgctcattAAGATCACAGTACATATTTTGTTAAGTAACAGAGAAATTGAGTTAAAGATTAGCAATTGTATATGGAATTAGAAATCATTTTGCAAAGGTAATACAATTAAAAGGTAAAAGCAGGGCAACAGTAGCAGCCTGCAAGCTCCAGATACCGTCACTATTTAATAATCACTCACTATATAAACACGTACAGATCTATGCTACTGTTACATTTTTAAACGCAACACAAAAAGCCCAGGCCTGCCCGCTGAATGTCTAATCTTTAAATCAGCTAGAAAGGCGGTGCCTTATTACACCGCGCGCCTCGTCCAGCTCAAAGTTGGCTCTAGAAAATTCAGCACTGGTAAAGAATTCTCTAAGATCTGAGATGCCATAATCAAGTGCCTGCACACAAATGTTATCAATTAATACTCTCCTTGACCAGAAACAAAATTATAAGGACAGGATTAGAAATTTAGTTGTCTGTCTAAATCACCTTGCTTTGCAGTTCATCCACTTTCACAGTAATATGGCTCAAATTCGCAGCAGAGCCAGACATGATTTCTTCCATGTGGATAGCATCCTTCACCAGCCCGCGCAATAGATGGAGCACAATTGCATTGAAATCCCTTTTAAATGTCATATACCTTCTGAAGCTCTGCAGACAATACACAACAAACCACTCATTACATAAACTTCCTTGTGGGGTAGAATAACACTTCAAATTATATGGTAAGCAAGGGTTCACTATAGTTACCCTTTGCAAAGCTTTCTGAACTCCAAATTTTTGTGTGGATATGAATGATTCCAGAAGGACTCGAATAGCCATGTCTACATCTTCTTGAGTAACATGCTGCCTAAGGTGCATTCTTGCATGAGCTTCAGACATCCTAATCATGGACTCTAGATGCCTCACTGCTATAGGAACTCCTTGTCCATGCTACGTGTTTCAAAACCAtaacttaatattaatataacttATAGTTATAATGATTTCTTAAAAGGGAATTTTCTTACTGAAGATTCTCTTCTCAATTCAGCATAAACTTGTGTGAGCTTGTCTAAATCAGCATCATGCAACTTTGGGAAAACATTTAGCTTCGCATAAGTTAAGTACTTCTTTAGCAAATCTTGAGGAATTATCTGTGCACAGAAGACAAATTCTCAGCGCATTAATAACATGAAAGTTTGATAAATTTGGCTCCCTTGCACAAAGAATTCAAGAACAAACCTCAGGATCAAGTGACACATTAGATTGGAGATCATCCTGAGAATTATTCATGGACTTGTCATCCAAATTGGCCCCTTTTGGTTGTGACTTGAAATGACTGTCAACAACAAATGTTGCTAGCATTTCATCAATCACTGGGTCAACCACATCCTGCACAAAGCAAAAATCCTTCCTGGTCAATACAGCTCATAAAAGTAATTAACAGGAAAACCAAATTCATGTAAAAGAAATCAAGCATATAACCTTGACAACACACATAATATCAAAACGAGAAATGATTGGATCTGTTAATTCTACATTCTGTGAAAAAGTCTTTGAAGAATCATATCTGCAACggattattataaaatattggtTAGTGaagtaataaaagaaaaaacaaaatgacAAGCTTAATTTGTATAGGTAACCAAACATTagataaactaataattaaaaattcaactaCTCATGCACCTTCCTCCAATAGGATTTGCAGCAGCAATGACGGAACAGCGTGCCTGAAGAGAAGTGATGATACCAGCTTTTGATATACTTATACTCTGCTGCTCCATGGCTTCATGAATACTTACCCTGAACGAATAAAAAGAATGAGTTAGAGGGGAAAAAAGTCTAGGAAGATAAACTAAAGAATCAAGTAACAAAAACTAGAAAAGGGTGGCATTTCCAACCTGTCCTGATCATTCATCTTGTCAAACTCATCTATCAGACAAATTCCTCTATCAGCAAGAACAAGTGCCCCCCCTTCAAGTGTCCACTCACGAGTGACTGGGTCCTTGTGTACTGCTGCTGTAAGCCCCACTGCAGATGCTCCTTTTCCAGTGGTATAAACAGCTCGCTGCCCTGTTTTCTCAACATACCTTAAAAGAAGTTTCTATTGTTAAATTACCAGTCACTGTCAACACTCAACAATTAAGTCATTTTGAAAATTCTTACTTAAGAAATTGTGACTTGGCTGTCCCTGGATCACCTAAGAGAAGTACATTAATGTCTCCTCGCAGCCGATGTTTCCCTTCAACAATTTTTTCTTGGCCCCCAAAAAGTGCAAGAGATATTGCGGTCTTTATGTCCTCATGACCATATATAGATGGAGCAATTGATTTAACAATCTGATTTCCAGAACAAGTTTTCAAAAGTATAGCAAGAGAATTTAGTACTCTAACTCCAGCATTTTTCAGATGGAACAACTTGCCAATAGATAAAACAgtaaaattgattgaaaaaggGGAAAAGCAGCATACCCGCTCTCCAATTCTTGGATCTTTTGCCAACTtctctatttcttctttgtccTCTTGAGTTAATTTGTAAACTGAAAAGAGATCATGTTTCTTTGTGACATAATTTGCTTCAATAACAGTGGCAAACACAGGAAATCCATTCTTGGTATTCAAAGACAAGTCAAAATTGTTCGTATATATCCCTGTGACTTCCTGAAAATCAAGAGATAGGAAAAGGCATGTGAATCAGAACCAACTAAGTTTACGACCAAGAGTTAAAACAACTATACAGCCAAATATATTAAGACTTTACAATCTCTTCTCCAGGACGGGCACAATCAATAAGATCATTCAACAGTATCACTTCCTTGTATCTAGGAAGTCGACCAGCAGGCACTATTCCTGGGCTCTCTTGTAGTGTCAGTTTCTGATAATTCCTGTAAATTGTCTGCCAAAAAAACAATGTAGGTAAATCATCCAACTTCTTATTCCTGCAGGTACAAGAAGACTCATATGAACTTCACCTGCTCAACATTGACTGTGAATGGACCTTTTGACTGGCACTCGGGACATGAACCAACTTTGACTTCAGAATATGAATTCTGGAAAAAGGGGCCCAAAACTGACCCACACTTGTTGCAATCAAACTTTACTTGCTGCAGCTGAGGAAAGACTCCGGACCGTCGGGTAACAACTCCCCCAATACGAATCATGGTGTTCAAATGAATCTGCCTGAAGAAAGGAATGAAAATTCTCATGACTAGTGTACAACTTCAAGGATATTTATTGAAGCAGATAAATAGGATTGCCATTTTACCTGATATTACGAATCTGATCATAAACTGGTAAATTTGTAATACGAACATGGATCTTTTGATGGATTTGCTTATAGTTGGGATGCAAGTCAAAGACAACCTTGTTCGCGACTTCCTCCATTACTTCAAGGACAGACTGGGGTGCATCTGCCAACCAGATGGCAATATTGGGATGGATGTATATAAATTGCTTGTAATCAATCTCAAGGCTACACTTGTTAACTGCAGACAAGAAATGAGCTAGCTGAGTCAGAGAGTAAACATGAGACATGTTAGAAAATTAGGTTGACAGGAGGATTCAAGGGTTAGAAAGCATATGTATAATGAACTTGGAATGTAAAAATCAGATACTTTCTTCTAGGCATGAACTAAGTTTACTTTCCTAAAAGTTTCAAATAAACCCTTAATCCAAGGGGCAAGGGTGCATGATTGAACTCTTGAGATACAAAGAAGAAGCACAATCAACTTGCTTTCTTTACAAAGTTGATCACAAAGGTATTCACTTAGGAGAGATATCTCTCATGAGTGTCATGATCATTCTTCTGAACATGGCAATACAAAGATCAAATGTCATGATTACTCTGTTAGTGACTCACCTAATGCTTTATAAAGTCATCGTGCTATAGGACAAGAAATACCAAGTTCAATCCATGCACTGAAAGACATACCTGACACCATCTCATTTATCTGTTTTAGATAATCTTCCTGCATAGTCTTTGGGTTTACATATGTACGCAAAAATTCTTTGAACTTTTTTGCAATAAAGCGCCGAACTTCATCCCGTGTGACCCACTCCCTAAGAGTTCCCTGAACCCTGTACATCTCAAACTCTCCTTCATCATTGTCTTCATCCTACAAAAAATACCCATGAATTAGTATATtgataataaaagaaaatccaCAAATTGGCATGTGATGATCCTCGGTGATTTATGAGTTAAAAAAGGCACAATCAGAAACATGTCCAGACCTCATATGGATCATCATCAGTCTGATCTGTCATTGGCACATCTCCCGGGCTACTCCCTCCCCCTCTCCATCTAGCTCCCCCACCCCCTGGTGAACTCTGCACTGCATCACTATCATCAGCACTTCTAGGTGTCGTTGGGGGTCTAAAATCAGCTCGAGTTCTTTTTGATGGTCGATAGTTTTCATCATCAGTATCTGCAGCAAAACAGCACATGTCCAGTTTTAGTATTTGGATAACAATTCCTCTAATATCTGGCTCATAAATGAAGGGGGGAAATACGAAGTAGACACTTCATAAATGGCTGAGAGAATCAGAGcaattaatatgtttatttgaTGCACAGTGGCTATCAGAAAATTTTCAGCATACCATGTATTCATTAATGAATTGCATAACATGATAATGCTGACAATGAGGCTGCTTCACTAGgggatgcaaaaaaaaaaagcagtagTGAGGCAATGAGAGACATTCAGCCTCAGACAACTGAATGAAGCAATGAAATAGTGCAAATTGCTAAAATGATAGTAATAGTTTTGAATAACCTACAATTGCAATGTGTAAACCCAAACCAAATATCAATTTATAATGTATGGAGGTATGAAAGAAAACTAATATCAGACTAGCAAATAAACGAAggcaataatttaattatggaatttcataaatactcccAGAAGAAGGGCAAAGGCACACTCACTGACTGTGTGACCTATTCTGTCACTTGACATGCTGAAAGCACTCCCTTCTTTCGTAGGTAGATAAAGTAGTTTTAATTCCCTTCCCTCACCCCCCGCCCTCCCCACCCTCTCTCAGCAGCTGCCTCTTCACAACAAGTACACTCCTAGACTAGTTTTGTAAACAGCCCCTTACACTTAACATTGCagaacttttttatttttttttaaatgctttaattaattagctacTAGATCATGTTAATAGTCTACTGGGATAAATGTCAAACtttttgtgtgtttattttttgtctCAGAGCAAGGGATAGTTGTATGTATCCAAGTAACATTcttaaattaaaacatagaGCAAAAAATTGCAATAATAAAGCAAATTCAAGAGATACGAATGGCAAAAGATAGCTGGACCTTGATCATGAAGAAGCTGAGGCAACTTGCGGTGCGAGACTCGAGCATCTCTGGTATCAAGCTCGACCTCAGCAGCGCGGCGGTCTGCCATGATCTGATCAaatcccctctcatcttctacCGAATCATCTAAACCAAGCGACTCGTATTGGTCCTGTTCATCCATTCTTTGATAGTCGCTGataatttgaagaaattaaagaaccCAAGCAAAATCAGTGCAAAAACCTCTACAGTCGAAATGTCAAAATGTCAAAATAACAGCAAAATtacaacataaaaaaaaaaaacatagtgaACATCTACTTTCTTAGCTTTGATATAATCTAGTCTTTTTGGTTttgcttcaaaaaaaattttaaaaaaaaatagcagtACTAACTCGAGGAAATTGTCGTGGAAAAGGTCCTCTCCTTCCTCTTCGACATCGACTACATCATCAGGCTCGTCTCTTATGATCTCCGGATCCACAGAAGCCTCGTCTTCGTCGGAGTAAGGCTCCGACGCATGGCTGGTGTTGTACGGCAGTTGATCCGTGTTGAATCCCACCGAGGTAGGTGAATCAGGTGTCGACGCTGGGTTTCCATTTCCGTCGTTGGGGGACAATGGCGGATCGGACGGACGCCTATCACCTTCTCCCGCCATTTCTTCTGTCtgtctctctcactctctctctctctctgagtgGATAGTGTCTGTGTGAAGTTGCTCTGTAGGGTTAGGGCACACCAGCGCACGGTAGTTACACAGACAGGGCATTTGTTTTTGGCGGGAAGTTTTGGCGCCATAGTGAAGCTATGGGCTAACGCTGACCGGCTGACCCAATAAAATGCACTGTTGTGGCCTCTAGTCTTTGGGCCAGTACATATACGTTGGacagatttttatttttattttttaaagatgagCGAATTGAActatttatatcgtggaccaggtcCATAGTGTCCTGATACAGTACACATAATTTGACtttataatttacaaaatttatgttcataatgcacataccTAATAACCCATAACTGTTGACTCTGattcaatacacagaatttgacttcataatatacacaattcatgttcataatgtacaaaattcatgttcacaatGTACACATAGTGCCCTCGTCACCTCTAAAGAACATGGACTTGCCTTGACAACCATGCTGCTTGGTCTGCTGTTCTGATTTGGTGAGGTAACAAGGATTCTTTCACCCTAATGATAAACAGTCAAGGGGAAATATGAATACAACCCattcacttaaaattttattttgaatatggGATCAAGAAGGAACTTCCACCTCAGGTTCTTGATGTAGATTCAGTTGTTCTTCAACACCTCTCCCCATGACACTTCTGCAGACTGCAGTAGTTTGAGTTTTAGAACTTGAAAATAGGCTTGAAGAGGAAAACACCAGATACTTGATGAAATATTAGGTGTATATCTCCTTTTCAAGCTTATAATCAGCAACCTCCTCTGGAATCAATTTAGTCCAATCCATATCAGATCTGTTATCACCAGTAATCAGCACAGGAACATAATCCATCATGGAAGCGATGGAAACGGTTGGCATCTCTAATAATTATAACTCTACGCGTGACCATTGCAATAAGTTTTGCTGCAGAATGGCAATCATCACACGTACGCAGGTTCTTAATGACACGAACTGGAGCATGAGGAGGCGTCTTCATGAGAGCATACGCAATAGCCAATTTCTCGCTGTGATAGCTAAGGTAATCTTCTTTCTGTTCCTCCTCAACGTCGTGCAGGTCAGAAGCGATATTGGGGACATAACCTAACGGTTTTATCATGCTCAACAGCTCCCTTACCTTCTCATGAACCTGAACAATCTCGGGATTCATGTTATCACCAGAAACGAAGATGTGGGCATTATTCTTAATCTCGGTCCAGCTTATCCCAGGTTCCTTTTTGACATTCCTTTCCCTCATAAGCTTCCTCATCCTTGCAACTCCATCCCATCTTTTCACTCTAGCATGCATATTAGACAACAGGACATAGGTTCCCACATCATAAGGATACATATTCAACATAAATTCTGCAACCCTTGTACCTAAATCGTAATTTCGATGGACATGACAAGCATTAAGCAAAGTCCGCCAGGCAACAACATCCCAGGTGATCGATGTGGACCTCATGAAGTTCTCGGCTTCGTTGAGTCTCCCAGCCTTACCTAGAAGCCCAACAACACACGTATAATGCTCTAACCCGGGCTTAATGTTCATTTCCCTCATTAGATGGTTCAAATAGTAGAAACCTTCGTCTACTTGACCCGAGTGCCCACAAGCAGATAAGACTCCTATAAAAGTTACATAGTTTGGCTGTTCTTTGGAAGCCAACATGCTCTTAAACATGTTAATCGCACCCTCGCCAAATCCATGGTGCGATAAACCAGATATCATCAAATTCCAAGTCACTGTATCTCGGTAAACCATGTTTAAAAACAATGTACGAGCAGCTTCGATAAGGCCACACTTTGAGTACATATTGATCAAAGCGTTCCCAACAATACCGTGATCCTTATATCCCGTCTTCTCAACACGTGCGTGTAATGAGTTTCCATACCCAAGCGCTGCTAGACTAGCACAAGCGTTCAGCAGCACCGCGAAAGTGTATTCGTTTGGCAAAACGCCCTGCGTATCCATTTGTGGGAACATTTTCAGTGCTTCCTCGAAGCACTCACTCTGCAAGTAAGCAGCCATCAATGTAGTCCAAGACACCACGTTTCGAGTTTGCAGAGAGTCGAAGATTTTTCTTGCAGAGAAAATTTCGCCACATTTTCCATACATGTCCATTATTGCACTACcaataaagaaatcaaactctACACTGGACTTCAATAACTTGCCATGAACTTgcaaaccaaaattcaaattcttGAGCCGAGCACAGATACCAAAAGCATTAACATATGTAACATTATCCCATTTTAAGCCATCATCCACCATTCTTTTCAAAATTCCCAATGCTTCACTTACATACTCGCCATCCAAAAGGCCATTGATAAAAGAATTGTAAGTGACATTATCCGATCCCGAATCCAATACCCTCATAGCTCCTTCCACATCTGAAGAAATCGAGTAAATGCTAACAAGCCCGTTCTTCACATACTGATGAGACAACAACCCGGATTTCACCACATACCCATGACACTGCCGCCCCTCATCACACAAACCATTGCTTGAACAAGCAGAAAGAACTGTCGATAAAACATACTCATTTGGACGCAAACTGCCCACTGCAATCATGTCTTTGAACAGTtcaagaacatcatccacaaaACCACTGCGGAAATACCCTGCCATTATAGCGCTCCAGGAAACAATGTTTCGTTCAGGCAATCTGTCGAACAGATGGCGGGCAACAGGGAGCTGGCCACACCTCGAGTAAAGACTGATAAGAGAATTATGGTGGACAACATGGCATTCAGAGGCTTGATTGGATACAATCAAAAGGGCGTGTATGATTTTTCCAAATTTGAGGTTCTTATTGTCTGCTAAAGTTTTTAGCAATTTGATAGTGTGCTCAGTAGAGAAGATTATTTGATGTACGCTGGGGAGAGAAGAAATTCCCATAGAAAACATGAGAATCAATCTTTCTTTCTGTGCTATTCTATTGACTACTCCTTAACCTCAAAATGTTTTTCTACTCTTCATACGAGTAAACAAGATTTTGtcactaattaatcaaatataaaaaattaacatatatatttaaagaattgttgaaaaaaaaaatattttcccgcCAAATGGgcagttaatttttttatttttattttttataaataatgttactccataataatttaacaattaaACGAACggaatatattatcataaccCTGGTTTAATTGGAATTGTAGTAAAAGAAATCCTCCGATCAGAGAAGCGAGTTCAAACCCGGTTAGTTGAACTCGAAATGATACTATCATACATTCATCAAACTAATGATAGAAATGCTTCAAACTCGCATCACTAAATAACGCGATCGAGTATTAGttgttaaaaataattagtttaaattttaaaaaataataataataataaaactgaAACATCTCCGGCGCCGGCGGCCGGATTATTCTGAGATGCAGCACAAGCTAGCGGTCTCATGCACTTCTCTGAATCATCTCCTGAAGCCTCTTGAACGATTCGAGTTTCTGCAAGCGCATCCGTTTATGGAACTTCTTGATGAACAAATCGGCGACGTGGTCGATCTCGTCTTCCAGGCTGAACTTCTCGCCTTCGTCTTCCTTCGAGCTCCGAACCATCTCGATCACCGACGCGTTCGGAtcgtcctcctcctcctcttcctcctcatCGAACAGCGAGTGCCGGAGATCCGGATACTTATCGTCATCATCGTCGTCGTCGTAATAACTGTATTGATCAATCAGGTACTGATGATGATCGTGTCCTCCGCTAACCGCCTCCGCCTCAATGTGAGTGCTCTCCGAGGCGGTTACGGCGTTTCTGTTGGCGAGGTCCTTGGCGGCCAGTgccgcctcctcctcctcctcggcGTCGCCGTCGTGCGCGTGTTGGGCGAGCAAGGCGTGGATCTTGTGAGAGATGGCTCCGATGCCGAGGCGGCCTTGCAGAGACAGCTTCCGGCTCTTCATCAAGGAGAAGAGCATGATTCGAGCTTTCATAGCTTCGGTTTTGTTTCTAATGGCCACGGATTTGGACTTGGCCAGAGCACTCAACACTGAAACAACATGCTTCACGAAAACGGCCACCTTACTATTCTTCATTTTCACTATGATTttctctgatctgatctgatctgatctgatctaaCCTAACCTAATCTTTTGCTTTGAATTGATCTTTAATTCGCGTCGGGTTTTTGGTGCAATGGCTGAAATTAAAATCTAAGGTATAGTGGGAAGATCGAAATAGGATGGAATATTATATTGGAAGTAGGACTGAGGGCTTGACTACATACACAACATATATGGAAGCTGTGCTGAAATAATAGAAGGATG includes:
- the LOC116002737 gene encoding uncharacterized protein LOC116002737, which produces MKNSKVAVFVKHVVSVLSALAKSKSVAIRNKTEAMKARIMLFSLMKSRKLSLQGRLGIGAISHKIHALLAQHAHDGDAEEEEEAALAAKDLANRNAVTASESTHIEAEAVSGGHDHHQYLIDQYSYYDDDDDDDKYPDLRHSLFDEEEEEEEDDPNASVIEMVRSSKEDEGEKFSLEDEIDHVADLFIKKFHKRMRLQKLESFKRLQEMIQRSA
- the LOC116000889 gene encoding DNA replication licensing factor MCM2: MAGEGDRRPSDPPLSPNDGNGNPASTPDSPTSVGFNTDQLPYNTSHASEPYSDEDEASVDPEIIRDEPDDVVDVEEEGEDLFHDNFLDDYQRMDEQDQYESLGLDDSVEDERGFDQIMADRRAAEVELDTRDARVSHRKLPQLLHDQDTDDENYRPSKRTRADFRPPTTPRSADDSDAVQSSPGGGGARWRGGGSSPGDVPMTDQTDDDPYEDEDNDEGEFEMYRVQGTLREWVTRDEVRRFIAKKFKEFLRTYVNPKTMQEDYLKQINEMVSVNKCSLEIDYKQFIYIHPNIAIWLADAPQSVLEVMEEVANKVVFDLHPNYKQIHQKIHVRITNLPVYDQIRNIRQIHLNTMIRIGGVVTRRSGVFPQLQQVKFDCNKCGSVLGPFFQNSYSEVKVGSCPECQSKGPFTVNVEQTIYRNYQKLTLQESPGIVPAGRLPRYKEVILLNDLIDCARPGEEIEVTGIYTNNFDLSLNTKNGFPVFATVIEANYVTKKHDLFSVYKLTQEDKEEIEKLAKDPRIGERIVKSIAPSIYGHEDIKTAISLALFGGQEKIVEGKHRLRGDINVLLLGDPGTAKSQFLKYVEKTGQRAVYTTGKGASAVGLTAAVHKDPVTREWTLEGGALVLADRGICLIDEFDKMNDQDRVSIHEAMEQQSISISKAGIITSLQARCSVIAAANPIGGRYDSSKTFSQNVELTDPIISRFDIMCVVKDVVDPVIDEMLATFVVDSHFKSQPKGANLDDKSMNNSQDDLQSNVSLDPEIIPQDLLKKYLTYAKLNVFPKLHDADLDKLTQVYAELRRESSHGQGVPIAVRHLESMIRMSEAHARMHLRQHVTQEDVDMAIRVLLESFISTQKFGVQKALQRSFRRYMTFKRDFNAIVLHLLRGLVKDAIHMEEIMSGSAANLSHITVKVDELQSKALDYGISDLREFFTSAEFSRANFELDEARGVIRHRLSS
- the LOC116002872 gene encoding pentatricopeptide repeat-containing protein At5g39680-like, with the protein product MFSMGISSLPSVHQIIFSTEHTIKLLKTLADNKNLKFGKIIHALLIVSNQASECHVVHHNSLISLYSRCGQLPVARHLFDRLPERNIVSWSAIMAGYFRSGFVDDVLELFKDMIAVGSLRPNEYVLSTVLSACSSNGLCDEGRQCHGYVVKSGLLSHQYVKNGLVSIYSISSDVEGAMRVLDSGSDNVTYNSFINGLLDGEYVSEALGILKRMVDDGLKWDNVTYVNAFGICARLKNLNFGLQVHGKLLKSSVEFDFFIGSAIMDMYGKCGEIFSARKIFDSLQTRNVVSWTTLMAAYLQSECFEEALKMFPQMDTQGVLPNEYTFAVLLNACASLAALGYGNSLHARVEKTGYKDHGIVGNALINMYSKCGLIEAARTLFLNMVYRDTVTWNLMISGLSHHGFGEGAINMFKSMLASKEQPNYVTFIGVLSACGHSGQVDEGFYYLNHLMREMNIKPGLEHYTCVVGLLGKAGRLNEAENFMRSTSITWDVVAWRTLLNACHVHRNYDLGTRVAEFMLNMYPYDVGTYVLLSNMHARVKRWDGVARMRKLMRERNVKKEPGISWTEIKNNAHIFVSGDNMNPEIVQVHEKVRELLSMIKPLGYVPNIASDLHDVEEEQKEDYLSYHSEKLAIAYALMKTPPHAPVRVIKNLRTCDDCHSAAKLIAMVTRRVIIIRDANRFHRFHDGLCSCADYW